A window of Poecilia reticulata strain Guanapo linkage group LG7, Guppy_female_1.0+MT, whole genome shotgun sequence genomic DNA:
ACTAACCACAAAAGGAGCCAAAAGGACAACAGTAACAAGACAACAAGCTGTGCATGCCAAATATCTGCCCTTCATAGCAGAGTGCCAAGAAAGTCATTAGAAATTACACCTAGAGTTTGCCATTTGGAAGACACAGTagacatgtggaagaaggtgctctggtcagatgaaatgaatatattatttttattttatttttttgcttccatGCAAAACGCCATCAGTTATGcaatggggatttttttttcttcagtaagaACCGATTTTCAGAAGAAAAGGGGAAGGTAAATTCAGGGTAAtcctaaaagaaaatctgaaggaggctgcaaaagacttgagatggGTTCTTCTTCCAGCTAGAAGTGTGGGTCAGTGGTGCGCTAATCTTATTCACATGggacaaaataacatttctctacaaaaaaatatttttaaaactgaaaacacaaaaaaaaatttttcccaCCTGctaaaatcagctaaaatgtaaacatttcattGACACAAAAAGTTTGATATTTGTACAAAAAGGGAAATActtatagaaataaaacacaacagtctTGCATGTTtgcctcataaaaaaaaaaaaaagaatatgatTCCCAGCTATTTTTGGTCCATTGTTTTCTATGTTGCAgctttacaacttttttttgccCACATTCAGAAACAAAGAACAGGACATGAGTGACTCTGTCTGTAAAACCGGCTACTCTATTTAGCCAAGTTCGATGAATGGGTGTGTCCAAATCTGCTGTTGAGGAAAAGTTGCTGAATGTCTTCGGTTCTGTTTactacaaaattaaaatgaaatattttcattttcggGAAGATTACCATGTCAGTGTAAATTTCACTTGGAACTTCTTGTGCCAGCAAATTGATTCTTCGATATAGCTGCGtgtctggttgtgtgtgtgtgtgtgtgtgtgtgtgtgtgtgtgtgtgtgtgtgtgtgtgtgtgtgNtgtgtgtgtgtgtgtgtgtgtgtgtgtgtgtgtgtgtgtgtgtgtgtgtgtgtgtgtgtgtgtgtgtgtgtgtgtgtgtgtgtgtgcactggAAGAACTTACTGGGTGGGAGTGGAGTCTGTTGTGCAGGCTGGGCTTCTGCTGGTCCACACACACCACCTTCTTCATCTCCTCAAAGCTTGGATCGGAGGGCACCAAGTCAAAGAAGGGCGGCCGATACTCCTCAACAATCCCTGAGAAAAGTGGGACAGgaataaacaacacaaacttAGTCACacctatttaaaataacaaccatgacagaaaaaaaatgcagtttatgAAAGTAAATATTCTCCCTGTCAAACTGAAAGATCACATGTCATTCCTCTTCAAATTTATATCagcttcttatttatttatccccACATAAATTTACAGCACATCCATTTTTCCTCTCATAAAAGGCTTGAAACAGCAAGATAAGCTTGCTGGAGATAAGCTGCAGTGGGAGTTTTTGTAAAGTATGTTTGGCTAAACAGGACAGTGGGAGAGATACGGGTTCCCTGGTGACTGCATGAAGACCTTCCCCCACATATGCATTCATCTGCACATTGTGTCcgtgtgtgcagcagcagtgtgTAACCGGGTTGCACATGGGAGTGTGTTTGCAATGACAACTTGTGTGCATGGGCATCTGGGCCGTGTAACAGTGAGTGCTGACAACAGATAAGACTGTTTATAATTACTGCAGTGCTAATCatgggagaggagaggagagacagacagacacagaggaggaaataaaaaacaaaaatgctcaaCTGATGAGATGCAGCCTTTTGTGCGTGCGTATACTTCCAGAACAACACATGGTGAGAATAGACACGTTCTTTTGGTTTTCCGATAAAAAGGGGGAAactaataattttgttttattttatttggctcagatttttaaaacagcaaatctACTGCAACGCCTGACAAGTGCGCTCACAGCCCTGGACTATTTTCACATTACTAGGACAAAATCACATAACCTCTGTGGattttgttggggttttatgtgatagatggACGAAGTAAGTTGGCAGGAAAAGAAATGCAGCATATGGCATTTTTAGAAATAGAAGTCCAAAAAGTGCtacatgtatttctttttaagatcACCTTGTCTCCACTCTCATCTTCCACTACCTTGAGGTATATTATTCTCCACCCACTTTGCAGATGTGGAGACTGACATCTTTTCTAATTCCTCTCTGCAGCAAAGCTAAAGCCCAATCAGAGTTGATCAAGTTTTGttccaacttttaatttgatttagctctgaactttgactatGTTGTTCAAACAAGTTgaaatgctttcattttattttaactctggTTCTATGTTTAGGTCTATTTTCCAGCTTGAATGTGAACTCTCACCTCTTTTGCATCATCTAAGAAATTTTTTATCCAGGTTTGTCATGTAATGAGAACAGTGGTCCCCTAAAGGGTCCATCAGATTTTGGCTGCAGATTGATCattaaatacatacatttaaagCACCTCATCTGCTTAAAATCCATAAAACAATTTGTTGtcgtaacatgacaaaatatgggTACCGTTGCTCGGTTCAGGGTCTTACTGCCAGCTTACCATTGACGACAGTCCTGCGCGTTATTTCCCAGAAGACCAATCCGAGGGCCCAGATGTCTGTTTGCTTGTAAGACTCAAAGACATCGACACGAATTGTCTCATCCAGCACTTCAGGGGCCATGTAGCGCTTCGTCCCCACACGAGGGTTGTTGCCCACATCCAAGTAGTCATGAGACTGAGAGTGCATCACAGCCAAGCCTGAGGAGGCGGTGTGCGTAAAATACAGGTGAAATTATTTCATCCATCACTTTGGACGAGCGAGTGAAATCAGCACAAATTTGAAAGTAGATGCAACATGCACACTTCACCTAGATCGGCAATGCAGCACTGTCCGTTCCTCTTCACCAGGATGTTTCTGCTCTTGAGGTCTCGGTGGGCGATGGCCGGCTTCTCCTGGGAGCTGACTATCTCAGTGTGGAGGTGGACCAAGCCACAGGCCACCGAGAGGCACATCCTCAAGCAGCTCTCTGGCTCCAGGCTGCGGTACTGCAGGAAGTCGTAGAGCGAACCCAGCTCATGGAAGTGAGTGACGAGCCACAACTGGGTGCTGGAGTTTTTGGACGTCATGTCCGAGGCGATGAAACCTGAAAGGACAAAACGAGAGATGTCAGGAAACGGACTACTGGGTTTTCTTTTAGTCTCGCATTTAATTTGACGGGTATTAAAGTTTCAGGTGGCCGTACAAATGGTGGAAGGCACATATTGTAgcttaaaaaaagtctttcttgATGTAGAAAGTTTATTTCTCACAGCTTTAGCTGCCGTACCGAGGATATTCTCATGGCGCAGCTGCACTGTATTGTAGATCTCTGTCTCTCTGAACCAGGACTGCTCGTCCCTGGAGGAGAAAATCTTGACAGCCACACTCTCCCCCATCCACGTCCCCCTCCACACTTCACCATATCTGCCTTTACCTGGATGGGAAAAGACAGAGTTAATCAGGATTACtgcaaaagagagaaagagaacaacaaataaactgaaacaaaactgaCCGACACATTCAACAAGGGAGATTTGTCTCGCCATAGTTCTTTGGACCAGATATGGAAGGCCTGTCCCACTTCCTGAAGTACAAAATTCATCAaaaatttcctaaaaaaaaaaacaaacaagagacGCAAATATATTTAAGAGCTACAATAGTCATTTTCTCTGTCTCATTGGAAAGTATGAGGTGTTGCTTACGCCGTAGGTGGGGTCATTTCCGGAGGGGACTTTGACCGCGATTCCGTGATCTTCAGGGTCTTTCACCTTGCTGGACGCACGTCGAAATcgcagaaacagcagaaaaccacaCACGATTAAAGTcgtgaacagcagcagcacagtcacagagatccacagcttGGGATGTGGGTACTCTGGGGGAGGAACTGTTGTCGGCTCCCCATCTGGACAGACATAAACGATTCAGTCACGAATCCTCTGAAAAATTCATTTCAGTAATGTAgctaaaaaactatttcaagcttttatttttgttccttttaatgATTACAGCCAATATAGAAAGATGCGTGCCTTTCCAAATGCAATCCAATCGGCAGTTTACCACAGGTGGAGTCTATTCAAGTTGTAGAAACATCACATCAATGGCTGCAAATACTCAAtaatatgtgaaatattttttttttattttttacgtaTTTGCAAAATTACTTTGCACATGCACAGTTTccttttataaaatgaaataaattaacctttCAATAAAGTTCTAATGTGCTGAGATAACAACTACATAATCAGACTGGTGAGTCTCGAAGTACTAATTTGCCGTAACTGGCCACCAGGGGGAAGCAATTACAACCTCTAGAGAAGATGAAGGCTCGCCACCAACCCATGCAAGCTGACCAAAGTTACCTCAAGCAACCTAATCACTCAGATCCATTAGGTTCAGTAATACATTTCTACGATATATAAATATTGCAAAAGTATGACTATAGGTACTGACTAATATTTGGAGGCGGTGTGATCAGGGTGTTGCACTTGTCCGTCTGGCAGCACTGGACAAAAAAGCCGGGGAAGGATCCAGAGCATCGCTCTCTGTAGTGTTTTTTTGGGAAACATCCCCATGTCTCAGTGACGGGGCTTTCTCCTCCTGGGTCCTTGTTTAGCACCCAGGTGTAGAAACAGTAGTCTCCTCTGCACGTTTCATTgctgcaaatgtgtgtgttccTTGGGTTCTCACATTTGCACAGCTGCTTCCCTTCTTCACCGCCATCCTGGTTTTCTGAGGCGCAAGAACACaatagaaaatagaaagaaaattagaTCTAAATCTCCTCACGTAACGGTTAGGCAAGAAAAATGGCTTACCTGGAGAGAAATTACCCTtcttttgtcaagaaaaaaaaaagcaatttttctAAAATCATAGGCGGGAGGTcagaaattatttccttttaggAGAACACAAATTATAAGTTAGCCCCATTTCCTGTGCTGCCACATGATGGCACGTCAACAGCCAGCTTGTCGTCGTTCATTGGGAGCGGCCATTTTGGTTTCAAATGACAATATTGTCGAAAATGAGACCACACAATCCAAGATGTAAGCCTCAGTTTGCTATTAGACCTTTAAAGATTTCATTTAATACCTGAACTCATGGGATAAGGTGTTCAAAACTTAAAAGTTGAAGTTCTTCACAGGTACATTAGGGAAATCatcaaaaattacttttttcagaaatgcaatttaaaagtgaaacttataTATCATTcacacaaagtaatgcattcTAAATGTGCCATTTCTGTTTAGTTTGATGATTATGACACGAGTAaagaaaaaccaacattttccaTGTGGAATATAGAATATTTTGTATCACTGCATCAGTGCAGCGTGGCATGTTGGGAGAtctgtttgtggttttgctgaagtaaattcAAAGCCCCAGGCTGCTCTGATAGCAGTCTGCATCGTGTTGGTGTCTCTCGTCTTCCTCTGGACATTTTGCtttggggttcaggtcaggccAGTGGCCTCATTCAGGATCATCATCTCCAGGTACTTTGGAAGTGTGAGTAGGTGCCAAGAACCAAAGGAAACTGAAATTAGCATCTTCATAAAGCTTATCAGCAGAGTGAAGTGGTCTAAAGTTTCTTGTTTGGAGGCTGCACTGACTTTGGACTCAACAACTCTACATGGACCAACATCAGGAGATGATGTGGCCCAATTAACACCCAATTAACACCCAATTAACACCGGACCTCAGGCAACTAGGAGTCTGTGGCTtcccactcttcctccagactcggGGACCTTAACTTCCAAATTGAATGAAACATTTACTCTCaactaaaaataagtttttaaaatactcAGCCGCGGTCCGGTCTTTGTTCTTTTTGGCCAGTACAGGAAGCTACTGAAATTGTCCTGGTTCCGAAGCGACTTATTGCAAGAAAAGCGACCTTTGCCTGAATGAATCTCATCTTTCTAGGGTGGTTTTTGAAGTACAGACTCCAGCCACGCCCCTAAACTCTTGTCTCTGCTGCTTATGCACTGTTTCCTGCAGtgcttttttccttccactcaaccttcCATCAACACGTTTGTATGCAGACCTCTGTGAACAGCCAGCTGGACCTTTCTTGGCTGCCACTTCTTGTTGACAGTGTCAGTGACTCTCCGCTTGGCAACTGTGAAGTCAATGGTGCTCTCTGTCTATAATAGCTGATATCTTTAtaaaaaattctgacaaaaaattaTATCTTCATTAGCTGCAAGCTACGATCAGATATATCTTTCAGTGTTTAAGTAATATCAGtatcatattttgaaataaactaataaaacttttttacttCTTGATAATATTacaatacattaaaatacacCCATATTGTGCACAGAGTGACAGAAATACCCCCCTGTTAGTTGCAAAGCTCTGCAGGAATGCGACTTTGTTTAAACTGCCAGAGGCgatttaaaactaaaaggaaAACAGTCGAGCATCTAAGACACTGTCTTCTTGAAGTGGGTGGAGAAAATCTTCTGCCTCTCATTTACTTTGACTGCTCATCATGTCACGAAGCCAGTAAACACTGGTCCTGTTTAAGCTTGCTGGTTGGACACAGACGGTTTCGTTTCAGGGGATTGAACAGAACTTCGGCAGAATAAAACAAGTGAACGCTTcatgagaaaagcaaaaaaaaaaacaaaaaaaaaacaactttatatttAACTCACCTGCATGAATGGTGGAAGTCAAGAGAAAAACTCCTGCTAACAGAACCGTGAGCAGAGCAGATCTTCCCATCactgaggaaataaaaagagaaactgtgttagcagaagtttgttttttttttacttagaaagGGAGAAGTGACCCAGAAGAAGCAAGAGATCTCAGCTGCGGCTTGATTTCAGTTTACAGATGGTAACTTAATAGTTGTGTCCATGAGGAGCAGAGCGGTGGCTGAAGTCGAGGCCCTAAAGGAAGCTATGaggtcaaaaacaacaaccagaggATCCAGCCTGTCTGACTGTGTTTAATTGCActgggtgggaaaaaaaagggggcttAAGGGGAAGCGGGCTGAAAAGGCCcttgagtgtgtttgtgttttctcgGACTGCTTGTGGCGCTGTGCTACACGGGCTCCAGGCCTGACGACTCCACAGCTAGCCTGCTCGCAGAGTAAATATTGATGGCTATGCTTCCTGCCATTGAGTGGCCCCACCCGGCTGGCAGGCGAGACTCGGGTCTGCTCATTGTTTAGGGCCCTGGCGCTGGCAGTCACGCACAGTGAGAGGACTGTGATACACACACTCATAACTTAAGAGAGCTCGGAACGAAGCTTTCACTAAAAAGTGAAGCAACGTCTTTCAACAGCACCAACTTTAATTCacttgtattttgttttcagctatTTTCATTTACATCAACTAAATGACTTTAGCTCAATTCCAATTgggtcttctttttttttttttttttttacaatatgaCAACCATTAAACAGAATGTTGCAACAATATTTGTATCTTTTCTACAAAACGATCCACAGATGTTTGtgctttggttttcttttgtcatttatttttctagacCTTTGGCTAGAAAATCTCTTGCCAACATTCATTTGTTCATTAGGGTTTTGCCATATAACTTAACTcctttgtgtttagtttcttaatttattattaatatttctttcCTATACTTTCATCTAtgcattttgatttattctcTTTTGTTGGTTTCAGGCCTTTCTCCCTTTTGGTGTGATAATTCTTTTGAGTCTTAGTTCAGcttcctttgttttaattagtCTCTTCTAATTAACCAAACTCTTTCCTTTGCCACGTTCCACCCATGCCTcagtatttaaacttttgatttttcattGTTCCTTACTGGATTCTCAAATTACTCTGCCTGCCTTACTTTGGCTTCCCATTATAAGGTCTTCTGTTTATTACTATGCACCCTGGATCTAAAGACTAAAGAAAAGTTCACATTGCCGGGGGTCGGAGATCCTATACATATAGCAGTAGCTCCAATGAAAGGGCTTAGATGAAAGCACATTGGTATCCAAGAATATCTAACATAAAAGTGTCTTTTAACCAGTTCAACAGGTTAATGTCAGCAGCACTCCATTTCATAAACTCTAAAAAAGGAAGGAGCTCAAAGGTGAAAGGTGTCAAACAAAACGGATGCAGACCAGCGCCACTAGACCAGTGCATTTTGATGAATGAAGCACGTGTTTGTTATCTAGTTTATAGAATtgataaattcattaaaaaaaggcttGTTCACTTCCACAATTCTGATCTCATTAATGGTTATTTTGTGTTGAAATCAGCACGTTTTCAAAACACTTGAAAATCAACAAGTTCTCAAGTGGTTCTTCATGCTTTAATGAAGatttaaagaatgtttttttaatttttttaattttttttacactaaatgtAGATATAGCAAACAAAGAGTTACAAATACCTCCTTAAGGAAGGTTTTGATTGAAGAAATTAGTACAAATGGTCCACTGGCTCTCTGGCGCCTCTGCTTATTTAG
This region includes:
- the acvrl1 gene encoding serine/threonine-protein kinase receptor R3, producing the protein MGRSALLTVLLAGVFLLTSTIHAENQDGGEEGKQLCKCENPRNTHICSNETCRGDYCFYTWVLNKDPGGESPVTETWGCFPKKHYRERCSGSFPGFFVQCCQTDKCNTLITPPPNINGEPTTVPPPEYPHPKLWISVTVLLLFTTLIVCGFLLFLRFRRASSKVKDPEDHGIAVKVPSGNDPTYGEIFDEFCTSGSGTGLPYLVQRTMARQISLVECVGKGRYGEVWRGTWMGESVAVKIFSSRDEQSWFRETEIYNTVQLRHENILGFIASDMTSKNSSTQLWLVTHFHELGSLYDFLQYRSLEPESCLRMCLSVACGLVHLHTEIVSSQEKPAIAHRDLKSRNILVKRNGQCCIADLGLAVMHSQSHDYLDVGNNPRVGTKRYMAPEVLDETIRVDVFESYKQTDIWALGLVFWEITRRTVVNGIVEEYRPPFFDLVPSDPSFEEMKKVVCVDQQKPSLHNRLHSHPILSTIVKIMKECWYQNPTARLTALRVKKTLSKLDVESDFSIEKLKRDI